The following proteins are encoded in a genomic region of Drosophila willistoni isolate 14030-0811.24 chromosome 3R, UCI_dwil_1.1, whole genome shotgun sequence:
- the LOC6650481 gene encoding bromodomain and WD repeat-containing protein 3, with protein MENRPNNSIDVIVPELYFLISKFLTAGPLQDTAKVLVQELEQKKVLPRRIDWLGNEHEQTFAELEQKYAHIGSNHLLEICSRLGPLVDQELAPSVPGINSLLGTGRQNLLRTKESVYRYRSLRDYCTRLHGVSLPDSTLSRPINNLTKVLTGREHGVHVRRKQLVPTDLYRKTKLLRRTVGHLSSVYCVLFDRTGRYIITGADDLLIKIWSAADGRLLATLRGASAEITDIAINLDNTMLAAGSVDRILRVWDMQTTSPIAVLAAHTGMITSVNFCPSPRSDLKYLVTTSTDGSIAFWQYSTPRGQKITFAPKPTQYHEKLRPGQAQMMCTTFSPGGMFLAAGSADHHVRVYMMAEDGPKRILETEAYTDAVDSVQWSHRGLRFISGSKDGTAHIWTFESQQWKSTKLCMTERLVSCPEPEEGKKLKVTMVAWDASDRYVITAVNDYTIKIWDSKTGKLHRVLRGHKDELYVLESNPKDEHVLLSAGHDGQVFLWDIDQGVCVANFFNDIDGQGHGSVFDAKWSPDGTMIAATDSHGHILIFGLGLGMEKYKMLPTELFFHTDFRPLLRDAQHHVVDEQTQIMPHLMPPPFLVDADGNPHPTKYQRFVPGRENCSADQLIPNLTIGVDGVVIEDNAPANLIQPNAVAPVAGVGGAVHGPANYSHIDRMIAALANRQGNSNANDGNASNANQSFERLTNRQQPDSRQSPRGNVLGGRLAQGWAASAAVPAAAPAAPAAPVAPAAGEEQAQQGAPQQAVPIKFVRRTYVRPMKYAQQQNLRQTIYSAGQFESQEYKREMRRRPIMINTASAASAHQQAGGTVGRPRNTRSNGTGGQGRPGRRRGAQSGEQPAYRTRAVRDQEQDRRYDDAAPVHEEEEEEDTASNTSGDTSYSNVEENLEDSSEESETDSSDYSDWVADTPGPNLEPPKRSKRKPLSRRRTISDDSSDDEPTATAAAASGSGGQAAGGQGRRKGRKRVLIPPTAPNGEIPELFRPAEWLSEVIPRKAPYYPQMGDEIVYFRQGHHRYLEAVRAKKVYKLSHSSEPWNFHTLRDHELVRVIGIKYEIRPPRLCCLKLAMIDDEGNMTGTTFKIKYHDMPDVLDFLVLRQTFDLAVQRNWSIGDRFRCMIGDGWWMGQIESRHPLAADFPESFFMCFRVRWDNGEYEYMSPWDMEPIDEQRLPDEEGGAVPVLPEEIRATLYQPKSEEWHRGDRDGTCRRIINGLEQVMRLSIAEHFLAPVDLNIYPDYAYLIEYPIDLTTVKSRFENHFYRRITSAQFDVRYLATNAEQYNRRHTSIVKHARIVTDLCLRIIRDADDIDVAAVYHQLVDVYHSSESENEVDSDVVPSTSTGPTTSAAAARQRVSSTRRSNRIRSDGDWRSDCRQLLDLMWLRPDSLPFREPVDTIEFPDYLEIIATPMDLRTVKEDLLGGNYDDPMDFAKDVRLIFQNSKNYNTNKRSRIYAMTLRLGALFESHIKTVVTNWKASRRRANKNKSGSSGGSGRGGSSSPNKRKATERATRRSGQKPATAARRLPVAHSSEDEDDDDDDDDDEDDDEAAAAAATAQSSSRSRSRRNGGLGAAGIVASNSGSNRVTSSSSTAAQPKRRQRISSEEDEEEDEEEDEEEETSEASSDEDEGHSNESSPQQRRPQRGQARRRRPAAGNSDDDFNANDSEESYNPNENNNRRRRAGGAGGSRKQRVSNNGQPHGRKRRSSEEQTGGPTVPTRPRSRRLMGGSSEDASASHSQQDESTQDSHNHVTPRKRAKVGRSSSHAIPNGPSTSAAGAAAGVVESPCRNTRANGGRSSSGQHPTENDHSYHLPVRNGRIIESDTDSHGHSAVGRPTRQSAKRALMDWGRGSDIEEESEEAEEILPTPTKDDMPSTSRAALASAAGTSRQLRTNRNTVVRTAPSDDDEDDDDDDDSDNEPLANNQQKSAQNTPSKASIATTLTPAAATVAPHPLALRRRLPSPIRSTHMTRSHATSTTTATTTQSTSQPSGLATHDHNYLSSRQGPRRMLSRHQRNADELDTSLDPLDNSRLLNGIVSRNSRQPTSTTTSATTSTPNNASSISTRRLRGRTSQENSQEEEQAEEAAASDEGTDGGSTSQSSAAESATDSEDNQPLTSYVSPSNGGGSNQQRRKTKNSSTPALNQRQRRPTRRPPSDNSFINDNNDDDDDEEEDDDDDDDDVPRSRRRPNSNRRGRNQKRPRYNEQSDDDEQQQQQELPRKRMRNGNSSQEHDTRESRPRSTGWEEDDNGHSSTVDSDEQLVSVSSRGRVRKISAKARGIFKE; from the exons GTGCCAG AATTGTACTTTCTGATATCCAAGTTTTTGACAGCAGGCCCGCTACAAGACACTGCCAAG GTCCTAGTGCAGGAATTGGAGCAAAAGAAG GTATTGCCCCGACGCATTGACTGGCTGGGAAATGAGCATGAACAGACCTTTGCCGAATTG GAACAAAAATACGCTCATATTGGCTCGAATCATTTGCTCGAAATATGCTCCCGCCTTGGACCATTGGTGGACCAGGAGCTGGCCCCAAGTGTGCCCGGTATCAATTCACTTCTGGGCACCGGTCGTCAGAATTTGCTTCGGACCAAGGAATCAGTCTATCGGTACCGTTCCCTAAGAGACTACTGTACACGTTTGCATGGTGTTTCGCTTCCTGATTCCACCCTTTCTAGGCCCATCAACAATCTAA CCAAAGTCCTTACCGGACGAGAGCATGGGGTTCATGTGCGTCGGAAACAGCTGGTCCCCACAGATCTATATCGCAAGACAAAACTACTTCGACGCACTGTGGGTCACCTCTCCTCGGTTTATTGTGTGCTTTTCGATCGTACGGGACGTTACATCATAACTGGAGCAGATGATTTGCTTATTAAGATTTGGTCAGCAGCGGACGGCCGTTTATTGGCCACTTTGCGTGGGGCGTCAGCGGAGATTACAGATATTGCCATTAATTTGGATAATACCATGCTCGCAGCGGGTTCTGTGGACCGCATCCTAAGGGTGTGGGATATGCAAACCACTTCACCCATTGCCGTTCTGGCTGCCCACACAGGCATGATCACATCTGTGAACTTTTGTCCATCGCCAAGGAGCgatctaaaatatttggtcACGACCAGCACAGATGGCTCGATTGCTTTTTGGCAGTACTCAACGCCTCGGGGACAGAAAATAACATTTGCTCCAAAGCCCACGCAATATCACGAGAAATTGCGACCGGGTCAGGCTCAAATGATGTGCACAACCTTTTCGCCGGGTGGTATGTTTTTAGCTGCCGGCTCGGCGGATCATCATGTGCGTGTCTATATGATGGCTGAGGATGGCCCGAAACGCATATTGGAGACGGAGGCTTACACAGATGCAGTTGATTCCGTTCAATGGTCGCATCGTGGTCTGAGATTCATATCGGGTAGTAAAGATGGCACGGCACATATATGGACATTTGAGTCCCAGCAATGGAAAAGCACGAAACTCTGTATGACAGAGCGATTGGTCAG CTGTCCGGAGCCAGAGGAGGGTAAAAAGCTTAAAGTTACCATGGTGGCTTGGGATGCATCCGATCGTTATGTCATCACGGCGGTAAACGACTACACG ATCAAAATCTGGGACTCAAAGACAGGGAAATTACATCGCGTATTACGCGGTCACAAGGATGAGCTTTATGTTCTGGAATCTAATCCAAAAGATGAGCATGTCCTCCTCTCAGCTGGTCATGATGGCCAGGTGTTTCTCTGGGACATTGATCAAGGCGTTTGTGTGGCTAATTTCTTCAATGATATCGATGGACAAGGTCATGGCAGTGTTTTTGATGCCAAATGGTCACCAGATGGTACAATGATAGCAGCCACAGATTCCCATGGTCATATACTAATTTTTGGTTTGGGATTGGGCATGGAGAAATACAAAATG CTGCCAACGGAGCTGTTCTTTCATACTGATTTTCGACCATTGCTGCGAGATGCCCAACATCATGTGGTGGATGAACAGACACAAATTATGCCTCATTTAATGCCACCGCCATTTCTTGTTGATGCTGATGGCAATCCACATCCCACCAAATATCAGCGATTTGTCCCAGGACGCGAAAATTGCAGTGCCGATCAGTTGATACCCAATTTGACAATTGGCGTTGATGGTGTAGTCATTGAAGATAATGCTCCGGCCAATTTGATTCAACCTAATGCTGTGGCACCTGTCGCCGGAGTCGGAGGAGCTGTTCATGGGCCCGCCAATTATTCTCACATAGATCGCATGATAGCAGCTTTGGCCAATCGTCAGGGAAATTCCAATGCCAATGATGGGAATGCCAGCAATGCGAATCAATCGTTTGAACGTCTTACAAACCGACAGCAACCAGATAGTCGGCAATCCCCACGTGGCAATGTTCTAGGTGGTCGTTTGGCTCAAGGATGGGCAGCATCAGCAGCTGTACCAGCGGCAGCTCCAGCGGCTCCAGCAGCTCCAGTAGCGCCTGCTGCGGGTGAGGAACAAGCGCAGCAGGGTGCACCACAGCAGGCCGTACCCATAAAGTTTGTGCGCCGCACCTATGTCCGTCCCATGAAATATGCCCAACAGCAAAATCTTAGGCAGACCATTTATTCTGCTGGTCAGTTTGAGTCACAAGAGTACAAACGGGAGATGCGCCGCCGACCGATTATGATAAATACGGCCAGCGCTGCCTCAGCCCATCAACAAGCTGGTGGCACGGTGGGTAGACCACGGAATACCCGCTCTAATGGTACAGGAGGGCAAGGACGACCTGGTCGTCGCAGGGGCGCACAATCTGGCGAACAACCCGCCTATCGGACACGAGCTGTACGAGATCAGGAACAAGATCGTCGCTACGATGATGCAGCTCCGGTGCAtgaagaggaggaggaagaggaTACAGCCAGCAACACATCAGGAGATACAAGCTATTCGAATGTGGAGGAAAATCTAGAGGATAGCAGTGAAGAGTCCGAAACAGATAGTTCAGATTATTCCGATTGGGTGGCAGATACGCCGGGTCCCAATCTAGAGCCTCCAAAACGATCCAAGCGAAAACCGTTGTCCCGTCGTCGTACCATCAGTGACGATAGCAGTGATGACGAGCCCACGGCCacagcggcagcagcatcGGGTTCTGGTGGCCAAGCAGCTGGTGGTCAGGGCAGAAGAAAAGGACGCAAACGTGTTCTTATCCCACCAACAGCACCTAATGGTGAAATACCCGAGCTTTTCAGACCAGCCGAGTGGTTATCCGAGGTGATTCCAAGAAAGGCTCCCTACTATCCTCAAATGGGAGATGAGATAGTCTACTTTCGTCAGGGCCATCATAGATACTTGGAAGCTGTTCGTGCTAAGAAAGTCTACAAATTGTCCCATAGCTCGGAACCCTGGAACTTTCACACGCTTCGCGATCATGAGTTGGTCCGTGTAATTGGCATTAAATACGAGATTCGTCCACCTCGGCTTTGCTGCCTCAAGCTGGCCATGATCGATGATGAAGGCAATATGACGGGGACAACGTTTAAGATAAAATATCATGACATGCCGGATGTTCTTGATTTCTTAGTGCTCCGCCAGACATTCGATTTGGCAGTGCAGCGCAATTGGAGCATCGGTGATCGGTTTCGATGTATGATTGGCGATGGCTGGTGGATGGGTCAAATTGAATCGCGACATCCGTTGGCTGCTGATTTTCCCGAATCCTTTTTTATGTGCTTTCGCGTTCGTTGGGATAATGGAGAATATGAGTATATGAGTCCCTGGGATATGGAACCTATCGATGAGCAACGCCTTCCCGATGAAGAAGGCGGAGCAGTTCCCGTTCTACCCGAGGAAATACGAGCTACCCTTTATCAGCCAAAATCAGAGGAATGGCATCGGGGCGATCGGGATGGCACTTGCCGACGTATCATCAATGGTCTGGAACAAGTTATGCGGCTATCAATAGCTGAACATTTCCTTGCTCCTGTCGATCTAAATATTTATCCGGATTATGCCTATCTCATCGAATATCCCATTGATTTGACGACAGTGAAATCAAGAtttgaaaatcatttttatcgCCGCATCACATCCGCTCAGTTTGATGTACGCTATTTGGCTACGAATGCAGAGCAATATAATCGCCGACATACAAGTATAGTGAAGCATGCTCGAATTGTAACCGATCTGTGTCTAAGGATCATTAG GGATGCGGATGATATTGATGTGGCTGCTGTCTATCATCAATTGGTTGATGTTTATCATTCATCCGAATCGGAAAACGAGGTTGACTCCGATGTAGTACCATCTACCAGTACAGGACCAACAACTTCCGCTGCAGCTGCCCGCCAGCGCGTCTCCTCCACGAGAAG ATCCAATCGCATACGTTCTGATGGTGATTGGCGTTCCGATTGCCGTCAACTGTTGGATTTGATGTGGCTGCGACCCGATTCGTTGCCATTCCGTGAACCAGTCGATACGATTGAGTTTCCAGATTATTTGGAAATTATAGCCACACCCATGGACTTGCGTACGGTTAAAGAGGATTTGCTTGGAGGGAACTATGATGATCCAATGGATTTTGCCAAGGATGTTCGTTTGATATTCCAGAATTCCAAAAACTACAATACCAACAAACGGTCTCGG ATCTATGCCATGACCCTGCGTCTCGGTGCCCTCTTCGAGTCCCACATTAAAACGGTCGTTACGAACTGGAAGGCGTCCCGCAGACGTGCAAATAAGAATAAATCCGGCAGTAGCGGTGGCAGCGGTCGTGGTGGTTCCAGTAGTCccaacaaaagaaaagccaCAGAAAGAGCTACACGTCGCAGTGGGCAAAagccagcaacagcagcacgTCGTTTACCTGTGGCCCATTCAAGCGAAGATGaggatgacgacgacgatgatgatgatgatgaggatgatgatgaggctgctgctgcagcagccaCTGCTCAGTCCTCATCTCGTTCGCGATCGCGACGTAATGGTGGATTGGGTGCTGCGGGAATTGTTGCCAGTAATTCGGGTTCAAATCGTGTTACTTCTTCATCTTCGACTGCTGCCCAGCCGAAGAGACGTCAAAGAATCAGCAGTGAAGAAGACGAAGAGGAAgatgaggaggaggatgaGGAAGAGGAAACTTCGGAGGCCAGTAGCGATGAGGATGAAGGCCATTCAAATGAAAGTTCACCGCAACAAAGACGACCTCAACGTGGCCAAGCTCGGCGACGACGTCCAGCGGCTGGTAATAGCGATGATGACTTCAATGCAAATGACTCGGAGGAGAGCTACAATCccaatgaaaataataaccGTCGTCGTCGTGCTGGTGGTGCCGGCGGCAGTAGGAAACAGCGTGTTTCCAACAATGGTCAACCACATGGCAGAAAACGGCGAAGTTCAGAGGAGCAAACAGGAGGACCAACAGTTCCAACGCGTCCCCGTTCTAGACGTCTGATGGGCGGAAGCTCCGAAGATGCCTCTGCCTCCCATTCGCAACAAGATGAAAGCACTCAGGATAGCCATAATCATGTCACGCCAAGGAAAAGAGCGAAAGTCGGGCGATCTTCCTCTCATGCTATCCCCAATGGTCCAAGTACCAGTGCAGCTggtgctgcagcaggagtTGTCGAGAGTCCCTGTCGCAATACACGTGCCAATGGTGGCAGATCATCTAGTGGTCAACATCCGACTGAAAATGATCATAGCTATCATCTGCCAGTGCGCAATGGACGGATTATAGAATCCGATACAGATTCGCATGGTCATAGTGCAGTGGGTAGACCGACGAGGCAAAGTGCCAAGCGTGCACTTATGGATTGGGGACGGGGCAGTGATATAGAAGAGGAGAGCGAAGAAGCGGAAGAG ATTTTACCCACACCCACCAAGGATGATATGCCATCGACGAGTCGCGCTGCATTGGCTTCAGCTGCTGGTACTTCACGACAATTGCGGACGAATCGCAATACAGTGGTTAGAACCGCACCCAGCGATGACGACGAggacgatgatgacgacgatgatagTGATAATGAGCCGCTTGCCAATAATCAGCAAA aatCTGCCCAAAACACGCCATCAAAAGCATCGATAGCGACGACGTTAACGCCAGCGGCCGCAACGGTAGCGCCTCATCCACTAGCGCTGCGACGACGCCTGCCATCACCGATCAGGAGCACCCACATGACCCGTTCACATGCCACATCAACGACGACGGCAACAACCACTCAATCCACCTCACAGCCGTCGGGTCTTGCCACACATGATCATAATTATCTGAGCTCACGGCAAGGTCCGAGACGTATGTTGTCACGTCATCAGCGTAATGCCGATGAGCTTGATACTAGCCTAGATCCCTTGGATAATTCCCGACTGTTAAATGGCATTGTTAGTCGTAATAGTCGACAACCCACCTCAACCACCACCAGCGCCACCACTAGCACACCCAATAATGCTAGTAGCATAAGCACGCGTCGTCTACGTGGACGTACAAGTCAGGAGAATTCCCAAGAGGAAGAGCAAGCGGAAGAGGCTGCGGCTTCTGATGAGGGTACCGATGGTGGCTCAACCTCACAAAGCAGCGCAGCGGAGTCGGCTACGGATTCAGAAGACAATCAGCCATTGACCAGCTATGTGTCGCCAAGCAATGGAGGAGGAAGCAACCAGCAACGACGCAAGACCAAAAACTCATCAACTCCAGCCTTAAATCAAAGACAACGTCGTCCCACTCGTCGCCCGCCATCAGataattcattcattaatgataataatgatgatgatgatgacgaagaagaagacgacgacgacgatgatgatgatgtgccTAGAAGTAGGCGTCGTCCGAATTCCAATCGCCGTGGCCGCAATCAAAAGCGTCCACGCTACAATGAGCAATCTGATGACGatgagcagcaacaacagcaggaaCTGCCACGCAAAAGAATGCGTAATGGTAATAGCTCCCAGGAGCACGATACCAGAGAATCGCGTCCACGTTCAACTGGTTGGGAAGAGGACGATAATGGCCACAGCAGTACCGTGGACAGTGATGAGCAATTGGTCAGCGTCAGCAGTCGCGGTCGAGTGCGTAAAATCTCAGCCAAAGCGCGAGGCATTTTCAAGGAATGA